The region ATAGCGTCTCGCACGTCCTGGTTGACCTGCTGGGCCTGATCGCTGAGCCGTGCCCGCGCCTGTTCGTAGTTCGCGGATGCAACTTCGTTCTGGCCACGGGTTTTGGCAATCTGCAGGATAGGAACCGTCACCTGGCCAGTGGCCGTATAGCTGGAGTGCGAATGTCCGGGAGTCTGTCCCAGATCGCCGAAGTCGCCCACGAAGCTGGCGACGGGAAGCTGATAGGCCCAGGCGGATTTTTTCTGCGCATTCGCGGCCTTCACCTGCTCGCCGGAAGCAGCCAGGTCCTTACGCTCCTTCAGGGCCTCATCCACACTCGCCTGCGGATCCAGGTTGTCTAAGGCTGCATACGGTGCAAGGTCGGTCAGGTGAAACTCCTGGTCGAGCGGAAGTCCGATGACGCGCGCCAACGCCAGCTTGTCTTTTGCCAGCCCATTTTTGGCGGCGATCAGGGTCTGCTGCTCGTTCTGGTAGTCCACCTGCGCGCGAAGCACATCGAGCTTGGGGCTGGTACCGGCGTCGTGCGCAGCTACAGCCTGATCAAGCGTCACCTTCGAGGTCGCCAGTTCCGCCGTCACAGCCTCAATACGCGCCCTGTCCGCAATGCACAGCAGGTACGCATTGCCCACCGTCAGGACAACCAGGTCCCGGGCGTCTTCGGCAGTCAGCTTCGCCGCTGCGAAGTTATGTTTGGCTGCGAGATAGTTCTGAAACGCCGACAGATTGAAAAGATTCTGTGTAAGGTAAGCCCGGAAATCGACTACCTGAAACGGACCGACGATCGGATTCAACCCGGGAAACTTGAGCCCATAAGCGGCCAGGTTGACCTGCTGGACATTGATGCTGGCTGCGCCGGTGACCGTGGGCAGAAGTGCCTGCAGCTCTTCCAGCCGTTGCCCATTTGCGTTCTTCTGCGCTGCCCCCTGCAGAATCATCCCAAGGTTGTTGCGAAGGCCACGGTGAATGGCATCGTCCAGCGAAAGATCCAGCACGTTGCCGGTCGCTTTACCCTCCACAATCGAGCCTTTGAAGGAGTCTTGCGAGACCTGAGCGCCGTTTTGGCCAGATGCCGTATAAAGCTGCTGCTGCGCCCCTGCCATCGCTGAGCTCTGCGGTCCGCTGCTCGGCCCGGTCTCGGTTGGCCTCGGTTGATTTCCGGAAGGAGCCGTCTGTCGTTGCTGAGCTAACGTGGGCAGCCCGCAGAGCGTCAGACCGATAACGACCGCAGTTCCGCGGAGAAGACGTGCTACTTCTCTGTCGATCGCCCGGTTTTCGACGACCTTCCCGTTGCGTTGCACCATAGGTTCGATATTAACCGTATCCCGTGTTTCAGCGGGAACCTGCCTGTACAGAGAGGTGGGCTGGCCCATCGCTGGCATTGTTATATGAACTCTGATGCTTTTCATGGTTTTGAAGGCTCAAAAGTTTCGCAAGCAATTGAAGATCTGGGAGTTTTGACCTCCTCCCATGCAATAAACTTCTTTCTGGACAGAATTTTCCAAAGATAAAAGAAAACTGGAGGATCGATGGCGGAAATTGGGGTTGCAGTAATCGGTTTTGGGCTGGCA is a window of Edaphobacter sp. 12200R-103 DNA encoding:
- a CDS encoding TolC family protein, translating into MKSIRVHITMPAMGQPTSLYRQVPAETRDTVNIEPMVQRNGKVVENRAIDREVARLLRGTAVVIGLTLCGLPTLAQQRQTAPSGNQPRPTETGPSSGPQSSAMAGAQQQLYTASGQNGAQVSQDSFKGSIVEGKATGNVLDLSLDDAIHRGLRNNLGMILQGAAQKNANGQRLEELQALLPTVTGAASINVQQVNLAAYGLKFPGLNPIVGPFQVVDFRAYLTQNLFNLSAFQNYLAAKHNFAAAKLTAEDARDLVVLTVGNAYLLCIADRARIEAVTAELATSKVTLDQAVAAHDAGTSPKLDVLRAQVDYQNEQQTLIAAKNGLAKDKLALARVIGLPLDQEFHLTDLAPYAALDNLDPQASVDEALKERKDLAASGEQVKAANAQKKSAWAYQLPVASFVGDFGDLGQTPGHSHSSYTATGQVTVPILQIAKTRGQNEVASANYEQARARLSDQAQQVNQDVRDAILDIQAAAKLVEATHSNVELATEALSEAQQRFKAGVSDNLPVSQAQSQTEQANDQYISALYQHNIAKLSLARALGAAQTKYKDYLGGK